In one Dermacentor variabilis isolate Ectoservices chromosome 4, ASM5094787v1, whole genome shotgun sequence genomic region, the following are encoded:
- the LOC142579323 gene encoding very long chain fatty acid elongase 7-like, producing the protein MASLVMDLVELLKSHADPRTKDFPLIGNPTMVLTLIACYLYVVKVWGPRFMEDRKAYDLKRIIMAYNACMVMLNVFFFYKFLSHSYLGGGYSWLCQGIDFQDPGSITIVSYCWWYFMVRILDFADTLFFLLRKKYSHISFLHVVHHSLVVWNGWLFITFGADGQGIMGVSINSFIHIVMYTYYFLAALGPSVQKYLWWKKYITTMQIVQFAVFIGFVCVPLFKDCGYPRFLTYLAASQCCFFLVLFINFYIHTYVRTRKGEVHFFCGNYEATSQATVPAKEGEQPTTNGKRVFANGAIANGNSHNGYCNGAGLKKREAKIRTH; encoded by the coding sequence ATGGCCAGCCTTGTCATGGACCTCGTGGAACTGCTCAAGTCGCACGCCGACCCCCGCACTAAAGACTTTCCCTTGATCGGCAACCCAACGATGGTGTTGACCCTGATCGCCTGTTACCTGTACGTGGTCAAGGTGTGGGGGCCCCGGTTCATGGAGGACCGCAAGGCCTACGACCTCAAGCGCATCATCATGGCTTACAACGCCTGCATGGTGATGCTCAACGTGTTCTTCTTCTACAAGTTCCTTTCGCACTCGTACTTGGGCGGCGGTTACAGCTGGCTGTGCCAGGGTATCGACTTCCAAGACCCCGGGTCGATCACCATCGTGTCGTACTGCTGGTGGTACTTCATGGTGCGCATCCTGGATTTCGCCGACACGCTCTTCTTCCTCCTGCGCAAGAAGTATAGCCACATTTCGTTCCTGCACGTCGTCCACCACAGCCTGGTCGTCTGGAATGGCTGGCTCTTCATCACGTTCGGCGCCGACGGCCAGGGAATCATGGGCGTCTCTATAAACTCGTTCATCCACATCGTCATGTACACCTACTACTTCTTAGCCGCCTTGGGACCCTCCGTGCAGAAGTACTTGTGGTGGAAGAAGTACATCACCACCATGCAGATCGTCCAGTTCGCCGTCTTCATCGGTTTCGTCTGCGTGCCTCTGTTCAAGGACTGCGGATACCCGCGCTTCCTGACCTATCTTGCCGCGTCACAATGCTGCTTCTTCCTGGTGCTGTTTATCAACTTTTACATTCACACCTACGTGAGAACAAGAAAGGGCGAAGTGCACTTCTTCTGCGGCAACTACGAGGCCACTTCGCAGGCCACCGTGCCGGCGAAGGAAGGCGAGCAGCCAACGACGAATGGAAAGAGAGTATTCGCCAACGGTGCCATCGCGAACGGCAACTCTCACAACGGCTACTGCAACGGTGCTGGACTTAAGAAGAGGGAAGCCAAGATACGCACCCATTAG